A genomic stretch from Pelagicoccus enzymogenes includes:
- a CDS encoding tetratricopeptide repeat protein, protein MKKTLVPLALLLAQSLFSCINPGDPRYAELLADRHMHQLLEELSPPNHSDTPIDLPALKAELKLSVPDAETTSIGDVDPSNFSIDSNFEELAESLKRNPNYWQLRAETLQRDATEKEPKFSVMNEYASALIFTGEYKGAIQTLKKQERLYPNQYQTATNLGTAYELSGNLKQAKKWIAEGQKRNPASHQGSEWIHSAILDAKIALGKNSRWLDTHYVSALELDWSDNKNRARTRDAILVQLSERLVFVRAPNPIVSSLFFELGTIYEYEDSIQHAEVFYRKSLEFGDLRKNEIAGQRRQRDFKTTYLRLIESARSEVLRKAIKIASEKPDEDCCHAVRRYGQGLLDIDMRSSHNVESLTYQNPSFWTALLQMPPDNQLIDSILVSLYLRSGELDKARRITTSLSPFTFGEGLTENFGTHSMQMLTSELDEFYELQAQRIQSGIQQHDQGNKEAAIRIYKTVTDVFPKSVWANWEIALSSPTFLEDSLSDKSRSLSQKIQSLDPLFMIGGNYSGSREITQMLLRMELRDLGSKNLSLEERYYKYADNALLLEQHGLAAYLYWKAAPILKHPTLNREELLGRFLYCMEKLGHQAIVSIFSDNLSDEIDKTQGFVDAAYQAFTRN, encoded by the coding sequence ATGAAAAAAACGCTCGTTCCGCTGGCGCTACTCTTGGCCCAATCCCTCTTCTCCTGCATCAATCCCGGCGATCCACGCTACGCGGAGCTGCTCGCCGATAGACACATGCACCAACTGCTGGAGGAATTGAGCCCTCCCAACCATTCGGATACTCCAATCGATCTGCCAGCATTGAAAGCAGAGCTGAAACTCTCCGTTCCGGATGCGGAAACAACAAGCATCGGGGACGTTGACCCCTCGAATTTCTCGATTGATTCCAATTTCGAGGAGTTGGCGGAAAGCTTGAAACGCAATCCAAACTACTGGCAGTTGCGAGCAGAGACGCTCCAGAGGGACGCCACCGAAAAAGAGCCCAAATTCTCCGTCATGAACGAATACGCCTCCGCCCTCATATTCACCGGCGAATACAAAGGAGCGATCCAAACGCTAAAAAAACAGGAACGACTCTACCCAAACCAATATCAGACCGCAACCAACCTGGGCACCGCCTACGAATTGAGCGGCAACCTGAAGCAGGCCAAAAAGTGGATCGCCGAGGGACAAAAGCGAAACCCAGCATCCCACCAAGGTTCCGAATGGATACACAGCGCAATTCTCGACGCCAAAATTGCTCTCGGTAAAAATTCCCGCTGGCTAGATACCCACTACGTTTCGGCATTGGAATTGGACTGGTCCGACAACAAAAATCGTGCCCGCACCCGGGACGCGATACTGGTGCAGCTCAGCGAACGCCTCGTGTTCGTCAGAGCTCCCAATCCCATCGTCTCGAGCCTCTTCTTTGAGCTCGGCACCATCTACGAGTACGAAGACTCCATTCAGCACGCTGAGGTATTTTACCGAAAGTCATTGGAATTTGGAGACCTTCGCAAAAACGAGATTGCAGGCCAGAGGAGGCAACGGGACTTCAAAACGACTTACCTCAGGCTCATCGAATCCGCCCGCTCCGAGGTGCTGCGAAAAGCGATCAAGATTGCGAGCGAAAAGCCGGACGAAGACTGTTGCCACGCTGTGAGACGCTACGGTCAAGGCCTGCTGGATATCGACATGCGCTCAAGCCATAACGTCGAGTCTTTGACCTACCAAAATCCGAGCTTCTGGACCGCTCTTCTGCAAATGCCACCTGACAACCAATTGATCGATTCCATCCTCGTATCCCTCTACCTCCGATCCGGAGAACTCGACAAGGCGAGGCGAATTACGACCTCGCTATCCCCTTTTACCTTCGGAGAGGGGCTAACCGAGAATTTTGGGACCCATTCGATGCAAATGCTCACGAGCGAACTAGACGAATTCTACGAGCTGCAAGCTCAACGTATCCAATCTGGAATACAACAACACGACCAAGGAAACAAGGAAGCAGCTATCCGCATCTATAAAACGGTCACCGACGTTTTTCCGAAGTCCGTCTGGGCTAATTGGGAAATTGCGCTCAGCTCTCCAACATTCTTGGAAGACAGCCTTAGCGACAAGTCCCGCAGCCTTTCCCAAAAGATCCAGTCCCTCGACCCATTGTTCATGATTGGTGGAAACTACTCCGGCAGCCGCGAAATAACCCAGATGCTGCTCCGCATGGAATTGCGAGATCTCGGATCCAAGAACCTTAGCTTGGAAGAGCGTTACTACAAGTACGCCGACAACGCCCTGCTGCTCGAACAACACGGTCTGGCTGCATACCTCTATTGGAAAGCGGCGCCGATCCTAAAGCATCCCACCTTAAATAGAGAGGAGCTCCTCGGCCGTTTTCTTTACTGCATGGAAAAACTGGGGCACCAAGCTATCGTATCCATATTTTCAGACAATCTTTCCGATGAAATAGACAAAACGCAGGGCTTCGTCGACGCGGCTTACCAAGCGTTCACGAGAAACTAG
- a CDS encoding protein-L-isoaspartate O-methyltransferase family protein, giving the protein MKDLSEPEAQLVAEHQANLLFSAERFFERGRIPKAIRRAFLKTPRHSFAPKFYSSQKREWIDLSKAPIKEHIAEIYSDHPLCIYRDANGRSLSTVSQPSLVLYMLDLLELEQGHRIIELGGGSGWNAALMGRLVGDSGYVKSIEIIEELVAAAQSSLAAMGLSQVDFCAGDASLSAETSEPFDRGVFTASAWELPSCFFSQIKDDGLLLFVLKAQPHYDLLCLLKKTESGVFTSDLHFPCSFVPVTGSQTIPEQSPRPISETGLALASELTWDSIKIPAPSIPQFLEFLKLVYDCQHTYLLPNHGQDFDEEFWGVLDPSGKSLVIFNEDRLLVYGEEDCLIQVRRAAKRWQKAGCPEIEDLKLSFHASAATLAPNNDQWLVKRGETTLLWSL; this is encoded by the coding sequence GTGAAAGATCTTAGCGAGCCAGAAGCGCAACTCGTAGCCGAACACCAAGCCAACCTGCTCTTCTCAGCAGAGCGATTCTTCGAACGCGGCCGCATCCCTAAGGCCATCCGCCGCGCCTTTCTCAAAACGCCGCGCCACAGCTTCGCCCCCAAGTTCTACTCCTCCCAAAAGCGCGAATGGATCGACCTCTCGAAAGCGCCGATCAAAGAGCATATCGCCGAAATCTATTCCGACCACCCGCTTTGCATCTATCGCGACGCTAACGGCCGCTCCCTCTCGACCGTCTCCCAACCTTCCCTCGTGCTCTACATGCTCGACCTGCTCGAGCTGGAGCAAGGTCACCGCATCATAGAACTCGGTGGCGGCAGCGGATGGAATGCGGCCCTCATGGGCCGTTTGGTCGGCGATTCTGGATACGTCAAAAGCATCGAAATCATCGAGGAGCTTGTAGCAGCAGCTCAATCAAGCCTCGCTGCCATGGGCCTTTCCCAAGTGGACTTTTGCGCCGGCGACGCCAGCCTTAGCGCCGAAACCTCCGAGCCCTTCGACCGCGGCGTATTCACAGCGAGCGCCTGGGAACTTCCTTCCTGCTTCTTTTCGCAGATCAAGGACGATGGACTATTGCTTTTCGTACTGAAGGCCCAACCGCACTACGACTTGCTCTGCCTCCTTAAAAAAACGGAATCAGGCGTATTCACGAGCGACCTACACTTCCCCTGCAGCTTCGTCCCCGTGACCGGGTCACAAACCATCCCCGAGCAATCGCCTCGCCCTATTTCCGAAACCGGCCTGGCCCTCGCGAGCGAGTTAACTTGGGACTCCATCAAGATTCCCGCCCCTTCCATCCCCCAATTCCTCGAATTTCTAAAACTGGTTTACGACTGCCAGCACACCTACTTGCTGCCGAACCACGGACAGGACTTCGACGAAGAGTTCTGGGGAGTCCTCGATCCGTCGGGAAAAAGTCTCGTCATCTTCAACGAGGATAGACTGCTCGTCTACGGAGAAGAAGATTGCCTCATCCAAGTACGCCGGGCCGCGAAGCGCTGGCAAAAAGCGGGCTGCCCCGAAATCGAGGATCTCAAGCTTTCTTTCCACGCGAGCGCCGCCACACTGGCCCCCAACAACGATCAATGGCTCGTGAAACGGGGCGAAACGACACTTCTCTGGAGCCTCTAG
- a CDS encoding archaemetzincin, giving the protein MKRLPLLFCSSFLALAEASEFIPPSNLKCVEALGNIESIPSELRTLFLDTVDIAPIPAPGSNDWLASHRERGQTFPQFKAGNFNVPDKDRPYLYLQPIGEESISDADKELLANYCSDFFNTEVRLMDSLRVDPNRIRSRVNAFTSEPQLNAKDILTVLDLNKPKDAYAIIAFSETDLYPDESWNFVFGMANLQKSVGVFSFARYGDRDKDGTLYLQRALKVMTHEIGHMYGMMHCTYYHCLMNGSNNLSETDRSPMHLCPVCLRKLHEATQPDHIMRYTKLKKTYQSLEFTDAADFARSRVEQLLKAALQ; this is encoded by the coding sequence ATGAAACGCTTACCCCTCTTGTTTTGCTCCTCCTTCCTGGCCTTGGCCGAAGCTTCGGAATTCATCCCGCCGAGTAATCTAAAATGCGTCGAAGCGCTCGGTAATATCGAATCGATTCCTTCGGAGCTCCGTACCCTCTTTCTCGATACAGTTGATATCGCCCCTATCCCCGCGCCGGGTAGCAACGACTGGCTCGCATCGCATCGCGAACGCGGGCAAACCTTCCCTCAGTTCAAGGCGGGAAACTTCAACGTACCGGACAAGGACCGCCCCTACCTATACCTTCAACCCATCGGAGAAGAGAGCATCAGCGACGCAGACAAAGAGCTTCTCGCGAACTACTGTAGCGACTTCTTCAATACCGAGGTCCGGCTCATGGACTCCCTTCGCGTCGACCCCAACCGTATCCGCAGCCGCGTCAACGCCTTCACCTCCGAGCCTCAGCTCAACGCAAAGGATATTCTTACCGTTCTCGACTTGAACAAACCCAAGGACGCCTACGCGATTATCGCTTTCAGCGAAACTGACCTCTATCCTGACGAGTCCTGGAACTTCGTATTCGGCATGGCGAACCTGCAAAAAAGCGTAGGCGTTTTTAGCTTCGCTCGCTACGGCGACCGCGACAAAGACGGCACGCTCTATTTACAACGGGCCCTAAAAGTGATGACCCATGAAATCGGCCACATGTATGGGATGATGCACTGCACCTACTACCACTGCCTCATGAATGGATCGAACAACCTGAGCGAAACCGACCGCTCGCCCATGCACCTCTGCCCCGTCTGCTTGCGCAAGCTTCATGAAGCCACCCAGCCCGACCACATCATGCGCTACACCAAACTCAAGAAGACCTACCAATCGCTCGAATTCACCGACGCTGCCGACTTCGCCCGCAGCCGCGTAGAGCAACTCCTGAAAGCAGCCCTCCAGTAA